One Gloeothece verrucosa PCC 7822 DNA window includes the following coding sequences:
- a CDS encoding M3 family metallopeptidase has translation MTSATATENPLLIGQGLPPFDKIKPEHIVPGITQLIGELDTELSNLEANLTPTWEGLVEPLTRIGERISWSWGIVGHLMGVKNSPELREAYQTVQPQVIQFFNKLGQSKPIYQAFKAIQDGNLWETLEPAQKRIVESAIKDAELSGVGLEGEQRERFNEIQLELGELSTKFSNNVLDATKAFKLKLTTPEEIDGLPSSLLSLAAQTARAEGEENATEQAGPWIITLDLPSYGPFLKYSTNRDLREKVYKASISKASGGEWDNNPLIKRILELRTEQAKLLGYNTYAEISLSNKMASSVEEIETLLEELRSVSYQAAKQDLEAIKVFAQTDEIKHWDVSFWAEKLREAKFNFTAEELRPYFPFPQVLEGLFQLAKRIFGVTITAADGQAPIWQEDVKYFQIADEQGNTIAYFYLDAYSRPAEKRGGAWMDVCIGRAKIQQDGKVITRLPVAYLTCNQTPPVDDKPSLMTFDEVNTLFHEFGHGLQHMLTEVDYAGAAGINNVEWDAVELPSQFMENWCYDRNTLMGMAKHYQTGEPLPEHYYQKLLAARNFMSGSAMLRQVHFSLLDLELHYRYQPDGDQTPQQVRDRIAQNTTILPPLPEDAFLCSFGHIFAGGYAAGYYSYKWAEVLSADAFAAFEEVGLEDEAAIASTGQRFRETVLALGGSLHPMEVFKAFRGREPETEALLRHSGLLQAA, from the coding sequence ATGACAAGCGCAACAGCAACAGAGAATCCCCTACTGATTGGTCAAGGACTCCCACCCTTTGATAAAATCAAGCCTGAACATATCGTTCCTGGCATCACTCAACTCATAGGCGAACTCGACACAGAATTATCCAACCTAGAAGCCAATCTTACCCCCACTTGGGAAGGATTAGTCGAACCCCTTACCCGCATCGGCGAGAGAATAAGCTGGAGTTGGGGAATCGTTGGTCATTTGATGGGAGTGAAAAACAGTCCCGAATTACGAGAAGCTTATCAAACCGTACAACCTCAAGTTATTCAATTTTTCAACAAACTCGGGCAAAGTAAACCCATTTACCAAGCATTTAAAGCCATCCAAGACGGCAATTTGTGGGAAACCCTCGAACCCGCCCAAAAAAGAATTGTAGAATCTGCTATCAAAGACGCAGAACTTTCAGGTGTAGGGTTAGAAGGAGAACAACGGGAACGCTTTAACGAAATTCAGCTAGAACTCGGGGAATTATCCACCAAGTTCTCAAATAACGTTTTAGACGCGACAAAAGCCTTTAAGCTCAAATTAACCACCCCTGAAGAGATCGATGGGCTGCCCTCGAGCCTCCTCAGTTTAGCCGCACAGACTGCCCGCGCCGAAGGGGAAGAAAATGCCACCGAACAAGCCGGACCTTGGATTATTACCCTAGACTTACCCAGTTATGGACCCTTCCTCAAATACAGCACCAACCGAGACTTAAGAGAAAAAGTTTATAAAGCGAGTATTAGCAAGGCTTCTGGGGGAGAATGGGATAATAATCCCCTGATTAAACGGATTTTAGAACTGCGGACTGAACAAGCTAAACTCCTTGGATACAACACCTACGCCGAAATTAGCCTCAGTAATAAAATGGCCAGTAGTGTTGAAGAAATCGAAACACTCTTAGAAGAACTGCGTAGCGTTAGTTATCAAGCCGCTAAACAAGACTTAGAAGCGATTAAAGTCTTTGCTCAAACTGATGAGATCAAACATTGGGATGTAAGCTTCTGGGCCGAAAAATTGCGGGAAGCGAAATTTAATTTTACGGCTGAAGAATTACGCCCCTATTTTCCTTTCCCTCAAGTCTTAGAAGGGTTATTTCAACTGGCTAAAAGAATCTTTGGGGTGACTATTACGGCGGCTGATGGACAGGCCCCTATTTGGCAAGAAGATGTCAAGTATTTTCAGATTGCGGATGAACAAGGCAATACGATCGCCTATTTTTACCTGGATGCTTACAGTCGTCCCGCCGAAAAACGCGGGGGTGCTTGGATGGATGTATGTATCGGACGAGCCAAAATTCAGCAAGATGGAAAGGTGATCACTCGTTTGCCGGTTGCTTATTTAACCTGTAACCAAACTCCTCCAGTGGATGACAAACCTAGTTTAATGACCTTTGATGAAGTCAATACTCTGTTTCATGAATTTGGTCATGGGTTACAACATATGTTAACCGAGGTGGATTATGCCGGCGCAGCCGGTATTAATAATGTTGAATGGGATGCGGTAGAGTTACCCAGTCAATTTATGGAAAACTGGTGTTATGACCGCAATACTTTAATGGGTATGGCGAAACATTACCAAACTGGTGAACCCCTCCCTGAACATTATTATCAGAAGTTACTCGCCGCGCGTAACTTTATGAGTGGATCTGCCATGTTGCGTCAGGTTCATTTTAGTTTGTTGGACCTAGAGTTACATTACCGCTATCAACCCGATGGGGACCAAACCCCTCAACAAGTCCGGGATCGCATTGCCCAAAATACCACTATTCTACCGCCTCTACCTGAAGATGCCTTTTTATGTTCGTTTGGGCATATCTTCGCGGGGGGATATGCAGCCGGTTACTACTCTTATAAATGGGCAGAGGTGTTAAGTGCTGATGCTTTTGCGGCTTTTGAAGAGGTAGGACTAGAAGATGAAGCGGCTATTGCTTCTACCGGACAACGCTTTCGCGAGACGGTGTTAGCGTTAGGAGGCAGTTTACATCCGATGGAAGTGTTTAAAGCTTTCCGAGGAAGAGAACCCGAAACAGAAGCTTTATTAAGACATAGCGGTCTTTTGCAAGCGGCTTAA
- a CDS encoding DUF6887 family protein, with product MSEVNYAAMSDQQLKQYFLTHRHDEAAFQAYLERRRSQPKAIITKVGDPDFEIKIQEAINQKLQARKTR from the coding sequence ATGAGTGAAGTTAATTATGCCGCTATGTCAGATCAACAATTAAAGCAATATTTTCTAACCCATCGCCATGATGAAGCGGCTTTTCAAGCTTACTTAGAAAGACGCAGAAGTCAACCTAAAGCAATCATAACCAAAGTAGGTGATCCAGATTTCGAGATCAAAATTCAGGAAGCTATTAATCAGAAATTGCAAGCCCGAAAAACTCGTTAA
- a CDS encoding type II toxin-antitoxin system RelE/ParE family toxin yields the protein MAYRVIWSPKAVEDVDAIATYIARDSPSYAAAVVRKIIDLTRQLKQCPLAGKAITELSDSAIREKFAYTYRIIYRVDDEVVTIAAVVHTKTLLEMEK from the coding sequence ATGGCTTATCGAGTAATTTGGTCTCCTAAAGCAGTTGAAGATGTGGACGCAATTGCCACATATATCGCCCGTGATTCTCCTTCCTATGCGGCGGCGGTGGTTCGTAAAATTATCGATCTCACCCGTCAACTTAAACAGTGTCCGTTAGCGGGGAAGGCTATAACTGAGTTGTCTGATTCAGCGATTCGGGAAAAGTTCGCTTATACCTATCGGATTATTTACCGAGTTGATGATGAGGTGGTGACGATTGCTGCCGTTGTACATACTAAGACTTTGTTGGAGATGGAAAAATGA